GTCTGTACTCTGAGTCCTGCTTCGGGGCAGTTAGCAAGCCTTTGGCTAGGTCCTGCTGCTTTCTATGTGACTGCTTTGTCTCACCCTAGTTGCCTGGGCTTTCTGTGGAAAGCAGGGTGTATGTCCAGCAGGTTGAGGAGGTGCTAACACTGGAAGGGTGCCCAGCAGTCCTGGGCATTTCCAGCCCTTCCACAAAAATGGAGTTGTTAGACTCAGGTATCTTAGCAACAGGGACTTCTTGTCATTCtcctctctctgtttctctggctGCAGTTCTCAACAGTGTTACCATGGTATCATTACAGCTCATAAAGGCATTACCACGGTGCGGTGTCTCTCCAACTCATGATGGCCTCCCCATAGTATTGCCCTGTCTTTGGACTGTGTTGCCGTGGCATCACGTCACCACTGGGCCATACCATTTTGGTGTCTCCCCTGCTTCCGGCTGTGTCGCTGTGGTGTTCTTACAGCTTTAGACTGTGTTGCCACTAAGTCACCCCATCTCTGGACTGTGTTGCGGCTGTGCCCCTGGGCTGTGTCATTGTGGTGTTGCTAAGGCATTACTTAAGTGTTTGGGCCCCTTTCTGTAGAAcgctgtaggttttttttttttttaatagcacagCCTAATCAGGCTCTCCTGCTCTTCCAGGCAGTCAGGAACCAAATTCTCCCCACAAGTAGAGACGTTATTGATATCTGCAGAAACTCTTTTCTGAGTGGCTTGTCATTGCAAATGAGACTTTGCCTGCGATTCTCTTTCAGCCACCCAGAGATGGCACATCTTTGCATGTTAGAATTGATAGTCCCATAGATCTCTTTGCATTAGACCTGTCCTTAATAAGAGATAATTCCTGACCCCTTggaaatcatatatatagtagcccagtgtctgtgagtctgtaatgccataatgctggctgttccctctgggggggcgctgttgcctgaaatgctggctgttccctctgggcggcctgtgctgcatcggaagtgcggggcccaaacagccgcttgcgccacttgctcccccacggcggcccggctgagcagcgcagaaatcagccgagtgccacggtgggagatAAAGGGTGGCGGGGTGGTGACatgcggtgtgacagcggctccaggccccgccccctggccgtgaacgtcactgccccccttcgcctcccgccgtggcgctcggctgacttctgcgccgctcagccgggcagccgcatgggagcaagtggcgcaaagcgaccgtttgggctccgtgccccccatgcagcatggggagtgcggagcccaaacagccatttgggatccgtggtcccctgagtgagaggcaggagggggaggagaagtgaaagagagagacggagagagaggcaggaggcggaggagagctgagagagagagagacggaacgagagaccggaggctcaggagagaagaccgacgtgcaggagagatctgaaaatcctgtcttatggcgggctaattggctagtaggAAAAGAGTGTAGCAAAGGCAGAGATGTCTGGTCTCACAGGCAAATACAGAGCGAGGTGTTGGGCTTGACATGTTAGTCACTGCCAGTGCTTTAGTTCAGTTCCATGGATCGACACAGAGGCTCAGACCCTGCTTCCCAGAAGTCAGGTGGCAAAGGGACTACAATACACAAAAGTGACCTGCACCCACCCTTGGCACATGCTCCCAGGAATCTCAGATTCACATCTGATGTCCCTTGTGGGAGCCCCTCTTTGCCCAGAACACAGAGACAGTCAGAGTCCATGTCATCACTTTGTGCAGGCATTTCCCATCCAGAAAAAGCTGCTGCTTCAAGATCTCATTGGGAGAGACAGCCCCGTGAGTTTCTGCACCTCCTGGAGAACTTCAAGCCCATCAGCTGGTGGGAGACGTGCACAGAATCCAAGGGATCATTATGTTCACACTGACCACAGCAGGCATCACAGGGTAGCCAGAGTTTAATTCCCTGAGTCAGGAGAGCTAACAGTGATGCTTCATGAGAACTACTCTCCGGAGACCTGGTTTCAAATCCTCTTTAGATCACAAGGGAGAAGGAATTTGGTGGGTCTCAAACAACCTCAGGGAATACTTGGAAGCAGAATTCATTTAGCTTATTATACAGACAGGGCACTTTAAAACTCCCGCTGTCTTGCAGAGTGAATTCCACTGAGTACCATTAAGTTTCTGTAAAAACGAACAGAACAGACCCTGAGCAGATAGGGTCAAGACTGTAAAACTCCAAAATTTCAGTCTGGGCTTATCCCATGGCTGCCTTAAGTTCAGGTGGGTAATTCTGAACAGGAGTCCTATAGAGAGCAGGCTGCCTCCAACCCTCCAGTCTTCTGGGTTAATTCAATAACACTTTCCACTGGACAGCTCCTAGGCTAGGGGATGGGTAGGACAAGGTATGTGAATGGTGCTTCTTATGGCCTGTTAGCCCTGCTCTCCTAGAAATAAATGTGGTACAGGTTAGTGGGGGTGGACTGGTTTATTCCTGGCAGCAGAGAGGAAGCCATGGCATGTGCAGATACCTTCCTTAGCTGGGGCAGCTTTTTGGCTTTGTTCCTGTTTGCCCAGCACCTCTAGGGAATTGCAATGGGGAGGGTCTTGTTTGTGGTAAATGACTGGTAGGGCTTTCAGGTTTCTTTCACATTGTTCCCAGATGCAGTGTCTGGGCCACGTGGCTGTGTTTTTACATAAACAGGCAATGACAATTGAAGAGACTCAAGTCTCACAATGTTAACACATTTCTCTCTCTGATTTCAGGAGCTGTCCTTcaccttttaaaagaaaaaaagaaaagcaaggtaagggtttgtgAAACATAAGTGGAGAACAGTGACAGAGTCCCACTGGCTTTTGGGCTGCTACTGACAAAGCTATGAACCTGGATACTCATCCAGACTCCAGAGGCCCCATCCCCTTCCAGTAATCTTTATGTCAAGTTTCCCTCCATGTGAAACTGGGCCAAGAGCAGACACAAGCCCTCCTCTGAGACCTGATGGGACCATCTTGGTCAGTGGAGCACAAGTTTCATAGAATCTGTTTCCAAAGCAGAGAGGAAATGCCCTTGTctgaggctagggttgccaggtgtccggttttgaatccgacagtccagtattttagcttcctgttcgggaaacaaattaagaaaatataaatgagaaaatataaatgtccggtattttctaaataagatataatgtagattgtgatgacatgtcaagtgtgtccggtatttttgttgaaaccatctggcaactctatctGAGGCATCTTCTAAAAGCAGGGAAGTGTTTGTGCTATGGGGTTGATATATGGGGGGTATGGGCATATGAGGAAGGAGAATGACATAGGAACAAACAGCAGTGCCAGACTCTGACTTAGAGGCAGCAGAGTTCTCATAGCCCCTGAGAGATGAATCCTCTCCAGTTTTTGTTTATCTCACCAGGCCTCTGGAGTTGCTGCCTGTTGTGGTGCCTGAATTGGTAACATTGCAAACTTAAGGGAAGTCTGACAACCACCAAGAATAAAACATAATGCCTAATGCAGCTAAGAAGCCTTTGAAAGCCAGGAAGGGCATGATcctgcccactgaaatcaatggagcttggccatttacttcaatgggtgCAGGAGTTAGTCCCCAGTGCACTGTTATTTCTTTTTATCGTTGTTTCCTCCTAGATAAAGGTAATGCAGTTTGTAATAGGGTGCATGCCTGAACAAAGTTCTGAAGGGAGAGGTTTGTGCCCATGCTGGTGTAGATACTGTACCAAAGGGGTGTGTGCATTATAAatagatacacacacagacaATGCTTTTGGGTTTGGGAATTTGTTATTGTGCCTTTTGGTAAATAGTCATATTTATGCTAAATTACCCACAAAACAATTCCAGATACACAATGTTAGGGCTGTGAGAAGCTGGTCATAAGGGATTTGTGTCTCATGCCCATTCTTTCACCTGCAGTGCCTTAAGAGTGTTATTAGGATTTTGTGAGGGAGTGTCTAAAAATTCTGAATATGTTTAAAATGGCTAAATATCATACCAAAAGGACAAACAGTGGGTCTGAGCTGCTCATAGGGCCTGCAGCTGTCTGTCTGGTGTACCTCCTGCTAGCTATTGCGTGGTTCACAGCATGTTGtcttctctggaaaaaaaataggtCTGGGCTTTCTTGTGTGATTCAGACTGGGACTTCAACTGGGCTGGAAATTTTAAAAGGGCCTAGAGGGGAAAGCCTATGTACTGGACACCGTCACTATGAAATGCAAAAGATGGAACAATTTCCAGCAGTTAAGTCACCCTGTTTCTCTGGTGTTTCTTTTGCAGGCACTAGAGTAAAACAGACAAGCCACCAGCACCAGGATGACAGGAAGGTAAATGGCCTCTATAGACATTGTACTAAACAGACCAGTTCAAAATCCCTGTTCAGCTTCTTAGGGTGCGTCTGCATTGGAACTGGGACAGGAAGGGTAGACTCATACAGCTAGTTTTGATTGAGTTAGCTTAATAAAAATAGCAGTCATGGCAATGCATAGGATACCTGCTCAAGTACATGCCTCGGATCCTGGGCAGGATTGTACTTGGGCACCTGCCCATGCCACTGGGGCTGCATGGCTTTTTAACAAATCTAGCTCAATCAAAGCTAGTTTCTGTTTGTCTGCATATGCCGCAGTTGTGCTTCTTGATTGCTGTACAGAAACACCTTTGCTTCCCGGGCTagaggggctgggagtgctgTGGGAGCAGCAAGTTCAGCCCCTAGAGTCATCCCCATTGCCAGGCAAACAGGGACTAAGAATGGTTTGAAGGCAGCATGTTTTGGCCTATGGAGAGCTGGCATAACCTTCTGGCTGACGCTAGGCACAGTAAGTGGTGTCCAGCCCTCCTGTGAGCCCAGTGTGGGATGGGAGGAAACAATGGGGAGCTGATTCTCTAGCACTCTTTTTCCAGAAGGGCCTGGAGGCTGCTCACATGTATGATGACGTCTTCGAGTTTCCAGTCTATGCTACTGTGAACAAGCCCAAGAATGTGAAGCGTGATGACAGTGTGCACTATGCAGATATCCAGGTGTTCACTAGGGCCCGGGAGCGCTCAGCTGAAGAGGTGAAGAACTTGCAAATGCAGAACGCAACAGAGTATGCCACCCTCAACTTCCCCCATCCTAGGCTGAAATACGACAGCCGAAATGGGACCTTGGTATAAGAAGTGCAGCGGCTTCCTCCAGCAAAAGTGTTTCACAGACAGATGCGGTAGATTCAAGCCTGTACCATGGATACATGGGTCTCTCTGAGAAGGTGAAGAGAAGCTGGATCCTCCAGTTGCATTTGGTTTTGAAGGACTCTAATTATTTGTTGTAACCGAATAAAACTTTTCACTAGGTTTTGCTGAGAAAATCCAACTTACCCCTTTGGAAATATCAGGGGTGTTTCTGAGGCTGACAGGAGCTCTCCTTGGGCTGCTCCCAGTTGAGTGAAGCATGAAATCATAGCCCGATGCCATGAGGAAGGGTTGTTCATGCCATGGCAGGAGGACTAGCCAACCACCATTATGCAAGCAGATCTGGAAACCCAGAACAAAGGATTAGCTAAGTTAGAACAAATATTAAGAAAACCCTGTAGCTGTTACAGAAGATGACAGGTGACTGATACTGCGAGGGAATGGAACAGACCATGTCACACTATGCATGCTTCGAAAACTACACTTGGTATGCTTCAGACACTAATCCCATACCATGTCCCCAATGAAGCAATGTATTCCCACCATGCACAGTGCACTGCAATGCTAAGAGCAGGAATGCAGGATCTAGACTTGGGCACGAAGCAGCCCTTTCAGCAGTAGGATGGTTATAAAATGTGATCTTGGGCACCTGAAAGGGAATGAGAAGCTCTTAGCCAGGGTCCGAAATGAAAGCAACTAACATTTACAAATTAACATTTAAAGAATTGAAAATTCTCTGCTAACGCTTAAAGATAGATAGATCATCCCGTCCTCAGGCATGCTGTCAGTTTGCATGTCTCTGGGACTGGGGACAAATCACAGTCAACCTCTGATAAGGTTTAGGGCCCCTTCTTCCTGTTCCTTCCTGTATCAGACCCACAAATAGAGGGTCTGAGCTGCTCAGGGGATTGAAGCTGTCTGTGTGTATCTTCTGCTAGCTATTGTGTGGTTCCTAGCCTGTGTCATAATCTGTCAAAGCACAGTGCTCATGCTATACTGCCTTACCGATACACATTTCAGATTTTGTTTATGGATTAATAATATTGACAATAATGTGGTTTAACAACAATCCAATAGGTAGGGGTTAAACTAAGCATAATCAGTATGAGTTACCATTcactaaaaaaagcaaacaggtaCTATTATCTGTATGTTACCATGGAAATATTTTTGGGACCAGGCTTGCAATCTTTTTGCCTGAATAGTTCTTGTTCACCCATGAAGTACCACTGACTGCAGTAGGGATGCTATTGCTATAGTCAGGTTTGCAAGATAAAGCCCTAAGTTACCTTGAGGACTAGTTCTTTTGAGTCCCTTCTAAAGCTCCAAGGATTCTCCCTTTTCTCTTTATTCCCCCAGATCCTCTCACTCTCCAGACCCTGCATGATAACCCTTCCTTCTGACCAAGGAGGAATGGATGGGCTTTGGACAGTGTGGTACAGGGGATTCCCTCATTACAAGAGGGAATGTTCTGCAGTCCCAGCATTTAAGGATGAAATTGGGGTCTCAAACACAGATCCAGTGCATGCTGGACTGTGGGAGTAGCAGGTAGCTAcgtcttttcatagaatcaccaATATTAGAGCTAGAAAGAGCAATTAGTGCACCATTATATAatccagcccctgctcagccagtGCAGGATGAAACAAGTTTATTACATAGCTTTTTTATAAACCTCATTAAATATAGATTATCACTTACTGGGGAACCTTCCTTGAAAGCCATTGGTAGAATAACATCTTATGGCCCATCTGCCATTCTGCTAATGGCAGAAATAGGGCGGTCTCTTGACTACATATAGCCTTGACACTAAATCCACATAAAGCTAGTGGGCAGTCATGCCGAAAGCTGACAGACGGATGGTTAGTGATTTAGTTGTGAAACTTGTCATCTGCAGCCAAAAATTAAGGGGGCTTATTTGAGAACAAATTACGCTCTAAGTTCTGAGCGAAGCAACCAGCTGCTGCAAAATGTGCTGCAAAGAATCTGTTTCTGATCTGAAGTGTCTCTTTTCTGGAATGCAGAACTGGGAATGAGAAAGCGAGCCACACAAGCAGAGCACAGGACAAACAATAAGGGCTAGATTCTTATTTAATTTAcaatgggggggaggaaggtgagggAATTTACGAGTTGGTTCAGATTGTAGTTGGTGTAAATAAGGACAGACTCTGGCCCTAAAGAACTTATTTTTTGGGCATGTGAGTTGATTCTATTGATCTGTGGACAAATTGAGCCTCTAGCTCTTTTGTATTCTGTATTAGTTTCTACTGCAGTTACCACTGTCTTTTAATGAGCTCAATATGTGGACTGATATTTTATCTCAGATTTCCTGGGGGAATTCTAGCTTTCAGACTTAGCTGGTACACCATGTTGTTTCTAGAGGTACAGTGTATCTTAGAGATAATCAACTGGTGTGCATAGAAACAGAAATAATACAGTAATTTTGCCTGTTTAACAGGCCTTGCATAGATAAAATGTAAAAGTCACGTTTTGAAATGATTTCTCTGGACTTGTTTATGCACTGAATGTTAACGAATTCTACACACATCTTCTGTTTTCTGGGTTTGTTCATTTTGAGTTAAGTGAATGTGAACTCAAATATTCCTTTAATGTTTGAGGCTTAATTGTACTTTTAACTAATGaaattgcactttttaaaaggtCATTATGGGGTTATGGGCCTCGTTCTTGTGCTTATGTATGACACATGTATAAAGCTACCCACAAGCATACATGGAAGGACATAAGTGCCATTGATTATGAAAAAGGAGATTTCTGACactttgtaattaaaataaataccGTATGAAGGAAAATTATTCTTGTTTACTTTCAGAAAATGTGAAGCTAATACTCATTTACAGTGAAATCTGTTTGTGTGCTGAATCGCTCTTAATTTAGAAATGCTGATCTATATAATAAACGTTATATAATAATATGATTTATACTAAACCATCATTACTATAAGGTGGCTCTGGGCACATTTAACAGCATTTCTACCCAGTATCTGACTGAATTAGGTGCGATGTTATTAATTGCTGAGTCTGGGTCAGAAATGGCTAAGGAAGAATTTGTACAATCCACCTCTGCCTTGCTGTCCAGCTCTGCTGCATGACTCCTGAGCATCAGAAGCAGGGACTGCTGATTTTACaactggaaaataaaatatttttatagctAAGCTGGAAGTTGTGTTGTTGTTGGATCCTTGCCATCTGTGACAAGACATTTCTGTCCTATCTGCTATCATTCTGGCATCCATCCCACTGAGGTCCCAGCACCACCTTCTGTATCCACTCCATAGaacccccccagctgtgctgctgttgtGGCTCCTCAATACACAGGTACATCTCCCCTCTCTTTTTGGATAACCTggacccccttcctctcccctagataaaccagcccccttcctctctcccaggggAAATCTATCCATGTGTGCACTTCTTCAAAGAAAAGGGAGAAGATCcctgaagccttttccatggGACCCTGCAGCCTACAGTCTTCCCCAAAGGACccgccccctctcctgtcccctaGGAGACCTTCCCCACTCCgggaccctgcccccacctctcccGCAAGGGACCCTCCCCCTCTCTTGGGgatcctgtccctgccctgcgctGCCTCTCAGCACCGCCAGGGGGAGGTCGCGCCCGGCTCTGAGCCCAGGGCGGGGGAGCTGGGGCGGTCCCCGGGgtttcctggccccgcccccggtccCCATGGCAGCGGGGACGCGCTGCCGCCGCCGGGAGTTGCGGGGCCTGGGCCGGGCCCGGGCTGCAGGTACCGAGCGGCGCGCgagggcgcggggcggggggagacagaGGAGGCCGCGGGCCTCCTCCAGGCCGGCTGCGGCGGCCGCAaagggcagagacccccccaggggctccccccccagttcccgactggccccagctgcctcctgtAAGCCCGCCCCCATTAGCCCTAGCTCCCCTTGTAAGCCCGCCCCCATTGGCCCTAGCTCCCCCTGTAAGCCCGCCCCCATTGGCCTGAGCTACTCAGTAAGCCCGCCCCCATTGGCCCTAGCTCCCCTTGTAAGCCCGCCCCCATTGGCCCTAGCTCCCCCTGTAAGCCCGCCCCCATTGGCCTGAGCTACTCAGTAAGCCCGCCCCCATTGGCCCTAGCTCCCCTTGTAAGCCCGCCCCCATTGGCCCTAGCTCCCCCTGTAAGCCCGCCCCCATTGGCCTGAGCTACTCAGTAAGCCCGCCCCCACTGGGCCTAGCTCCCCTTGTAAGCCCGCCCTCATTGGCCTGAGCTACTCAGTAAGCCCGCCCCCATTGGCCTTAGCTCCCCTTGTAAGACCGCCCCCATTGGCCCTAGCTCCCCGTGTAAGCCAGCCCCCATTGGCCTGAGCTACTCAGTAAGCCAGCCCCCATTGGCCCTAGCTCCCCTTGTAAGCCCGCCCCCATTGGCCCTAGCTATCCTGTAACCCCGCCCCCATGGCCTTAGCTACTCTGTAAGCCCGCCCCCACTGACCCTAGCTGCCCTTGTAACCCCGCCCTCAGTGGGCCTAGTGCCCCTGGTAACCCCGCCCCCACTGGCCCTAGCTCCCCCATGACCCCGCATAACAGTGGGTCTAGCTCCCCCGTGACACCGCACACCAATGAGCCTGCCCCCGCCCGCTTGCTCCAACTCCCACTGTGACCCCGCACACCTGGGACCCATCACACCTGTCCCCATTGACCCTCATCAACTCCTTGGTGAACccgcccccactgagcccccagctcctcactgcccccagccctcctgtgacCCTGTACACCAGGgacctccccagctggccccatcaGGCCCTTGGTAAGCCCACCCTCACTGATCTCCAGCAATCCCGTTCCCACTGACCCACAGCTTCCCTCtgtgaccctgcaccccaaggaCTTCCCAGCAACTCCCAATGACCCTCAGTCACCACTGACACCTATCTCCCCACTGTCTCCAGCCATCTCTTGTGAGCCTGCCCCCACTGAACcgagctcccagccagccccagtaaCTCCCTGTGAGTCCGCTCCCATTAGCCCTCAGCTCTCCACTGACCCCAGCCGTCAATTGACCCTTAGTCTCAGATGCACTGTGTCCCCACTGATTCTCCAGTGACCAGCCTCAGTGACCCCTAgtaactgccccagccccacaccccaccATACTTTCTGAACCCCCAGGCCCTCAATGATATCTCTAGGCCCTACCCCAGCCAGTGACTTCCAACCCTGCACCGTACAACCAATGACATCCCAACTCCCAGCACTCCCAACTAATCTCCCCAGCCCTCCACAATGCTCCTGGTCCCATCTGCTGCATCTCCTGGTACACACCCTGTGACCTCCCCACCATGCACGGAGTACATGTCTAGTGAATCCCCGAACCTTTTGCAGTGCATAGCACACACAATGATATCCCAACTCCCCACCATCCCACCAGTGAACTCTGTGTCTCCCACTGTACACAGCAGTCTCCCTCCAACCCTCAATACACAGTTTCATCCTCATTCTCCCCATAGACTCAGACACACCCTATCACACAACCAGAAACACTCCTCTGCTCCTACTACACACTGTTACACTTCTCTACCACAtatacaaacatacacacacacactggcatcCCCATGTTACCATCCCCCCACAGTGAGATACCCCCTATACTCCCATCACTCACTCAGAGTCACCATTTACCACACACTCCACACCTTGTGACAGCTAACCACATGTACAGGGACACCTTCAGCAGCTGCCAGGAACATGGTCCACCACACATCCACATGACATACCTTTCCTCTGCCGTTCCCTCCCAGTGATACTCTCATCCTTCTTCACTTCAGGCTTCCAAGGAGAGGGTCTTCTGTGCCATTCCAGCGTGGTCTGATCTAACTTCATAGAGTCTGACATGGGAACACCTATGAACATGGTACCTAGTCATGCATCTCAGCATGCCGAGCCTTCGGTAAATTTCCAACACTCTTTATTTTGCCTAGGGAGAAAACCTCTCTGTTGGATGCCAAGACAGCTAATCAGTGTAATGATGGAGCACTACAGGGCTGTATGTACTGTGATAGGGGCTCAGATATTTTCAGCATCAGATTCACTTGCTTTCACTACTCCTTGTATGGTAGTTCCAAGAATATTTCtgaatttgttttgtttatttttattgaataTGGAGGGCATGTTATCTGGCTGTTTGAGCAAGGTCCCGAGAAGTCAGGAAGTTTGGTTTCTCTTTTTGtttctgccactgactttctgTGTAcaataggggtgggcaatacaacGGTGGCAGTTTGGTGGGCTGCCgctactatatttacctgtgcctctgcaggtatgagtgattgcagctcctgcgGCTGTAGATTACTCttcctgggcaatgggagctgctggaagtggAGTGGACCAGAACATTGGTTTCTGAAGCTCCTATTGGCCAAGAACAGcaatctgcggccaatgggagctgcaatcacccgtACCTCCGAAGGTGCAGGTAAATTTAGTGGtggcggcccaccaggggctaatcctggggAACCAGATCCAGCCCAAGGGCCAGTATTTGTCCACCCCTGGTGTACAATA
This genomic stretch from Pelodiscus sinensis isolate JC-2024 chromosome 26, ASM4963464v1, whole genome shotgun sequence harbors:
- the C26H11orf52 gene encoding uncharacterized protein C11orf52 homolog isoform X2 is translated as MGNSCSCRGCWSCPSPFKRKKEKQGTRVKQTSHQHQDDRKGLEAAHMYDDVFEFPVYATVNKPKNVKRDDSVHYADIQVFTRARERSAEEVKNLQMQNATEYATLNFPHPRLKYDSRNGTLV
- the C26H11orf52 gene encoding uncharacterized protein C11orf52 homolog isoform X1 encodes the protein MGNSCSCRGCWSCPSPFKRKKEKQGTRVKQTSHQHQDDRKKGLEAAHMYDDVFEFPVYATVNKPKNVKRDDSVHYADIQVFTRARERSAEEVKNLQMQNATEYATLNFPHPRLKYDSRNGTLV